A genomic stretch from Chitinophagaceae bacterium includes:
- a CDS encoding TonB-dependent receptor — protein sequence MRKKFLLITTVLLTVFSTLHSFAQETTSEIQGTITDNSGGLLQGATVTATHTPTGTVYTTTSRKDGRFNLANLRVGGPYILRASFVGYKDDLQQDIILTLGTAFKADIQLTANDKQLTEVVVSGKRSDKVFSKSRTGSAEVINRAQLDRLPTINRSIQDFTRLTPTANGSSFAGRSSSYNNLTVNGASFNNTFGLSGTLGGQTNSQPISIDALEQIQVNIAPYDVTLGSFSGAGINSVTKSGTNEIKGTAYYYTKTPGTTGWKVGPANIAKQQFDFNNRGISIGGAIIKNKLFFFVSGEQQRESAPATNGFVASRSGSTGAGISQAKAEDLEALAAFLKQKYSYDPGPFEKYTYDTYSDKITARIDLNINQKNTLNVNYYYLKSYRNVVPSSSGAPTGGRTASSTGMPFFSSSYIINNNFNIVIAELNTRFSNKLSNKLQVGYNQLRDFRSSPGGVFPMVDIENGSGSTFTSFGFEPFTAFNQLNTDTWQFNDIVTMYKGKHTLTFGTQNTYNKFRNGFAPSYYGRYRFASLADFYASANTGLANATAYELRYSARKGGEFPFADIAVTQLGFFAQDKFAVTEKFTLTYGIRADIPIYKKNFIANTNADALVFRDGARIQTGNPPKTSILWSPRLGFNWDVTGNKETQIRGGAGIFAGAPPFVWISNQASNNGVDFGSFVVSTAGDPRLAFNPNVNANRPVNATANTSYNLAVSDKGFKFPQLFRANLAVDQKLPFDIVATLEGIFSKDINGVYHQNINLPSTGTALIGSDKRIRYSSAKIYSGAGGTTATNPNISDAILMKNTSKGYSYNLTLQLQRNVNNLYTMIAYSYGKSKSVNDGGSIAQSIWRDRFVSGDVNSDAVSYSNFNQPHRVVASAFYRKEYAKYFATSVGFTMEAANGGTASYTYVGDVNNDGQTTNDLIYIPKDVTDIVLETVNAADTRTTAIIWNQLNAFINQDPYLSKRKGQYAERNGLLLPFYKRLDLNFTQDLFVNVGGKRNTLRFTMDIFNFSNLLNKNWGIFRTTNRTGLLNFKRVETTGVNAGKPVYSFPYLDAANQIPLTSTFQNSTGQGSRWQIQMGFRYIFN from the coding sequence ATGAGAAAAAAATTTCTATTAATTACGACAGTCTTGTTAACTGTGTTTTCCACCCTGCACAGTTTTGCACAGGAAACAACCTCTGAAATTCAGGGAACAATTACAGACAACAGTGGCGGTCTCCTGCAGGGAGCAACAGTAACGGCAACGCATACCCCAACCGGTACAGTGTACACAACAACTTCACGAAAAGACGGCCGCTTTAATCTGGCTAACCTGCGTGTAGGTGGGCCTTACATATTGAGAGCCAGTTTTGTGGGCTACAAAGATGATCTGCAGCAGGATATCATACTTACTTTGGGAACAGCTTTCAAAGCCGACATTCAGTTAACAGCAAATGATAAGCAGTTGACCGAAGTTGTTGTTTCAGGAAAAAGAAGCGATAAAGTATTCAGCAAAAGCCGAACAGGTTCAGCTGAAGTAATCAACCGTGCACAGTTAGACAGACTTCCAACCATTAACAGAAGCATTCAGGATTTCACCCGTCTTACACCTACTGCCAACGGCAGCAGTTTTGCAGGCAGAAGCAGTTCTTATAATAATCTTACTGTAAACGGTGCAAGTTTTAATAACACCTTTGGTTTATCCGGAACGCTGGGAGGACAAACAAACTCGCAACCGATTTCCATTGATGCACTGGAACAGATCCAGGTAAATATTGCTCCTTATGATGTAACACTTGGAAGCTTCAGTGGTGCGGGCATCAACTCAGTTACAAAAAGCGGAACAAATGAAATTAAAGGAACTGCCTATTATTATACAAAAACACCCGGCACAACTGGCTGGAAAGTAGGCCCGGCAAATATTGCTAAACAGCAGTTTGATTTTAACAACAGGGGTATTTCAATTGGCGGGGCAATTATTAAAAACAAATTATTCTTTTTTGTAAGCGGTGAGCAGCAACGGGAAAGCGCCCCTGCAACTAATGGCTTTGTTGCCAGCAGAAGCGGCTCAACCGGAGCAGGTATTTCACAGGCAAAAGCAGAAGATCTCGAAGCCCTGGCTGCATTTCTGAAACAGAAATACAGTTATGATCCGGGACCTTTTGAAAAATATACTTACGATACTTACAGTGATAAAATTACAGCACGCATTGATTTAAACATCAACCAGAAAAACACTTTAAACGTAAACTATTATTACCTGAAGAGTTACCGTAACGTGGTTCCCAGCAGCAGTGGTGCACCAACAGGTGGCCGTACTGCCAGCAGTACTGGTATGCCTTTCTTTTCGTCCTCTTATATCATCAACAATAATTTCAATATTGTTATAGCTGAATTAAATACCCGCTTCAGCAATAAATTATCAAACAAACTGCAGGTTGGTTATAATCAGTTAAGAGATTTCAGAAGCAGCCCGGGTGGTGTTTTCCCGATGGTTGATATAGAAAATGGCTCAGGAAGTACATTTACCTCATTTGGTTTCGAACCATTTACTGCGTTTAATCAATTAAACACTGATACATGGCAGTTTAATGATATTGTAACGATGTATAAGGGTAAGCATACACTTACATTCGGCACTCAAAATACATACAACAAATTCCGTAATGGATTTGCTCCAAGTTATTACGGACGTTATCGTTTTGCAAGCCTGGCCGATTTTTATGCAAGTGCTAATACAGGTTTAGCAAACGCAACAGCATACGAGCTCCGTTATTCTGCACGCAAGGGTGGCGAGTTTCCTTTTGCAGACATTGCTGTTACTCAATTAGGTTTTTTTGCACAGGATAAATTTGCTGTAACTGAAAAATTCACACTTACTTACGGTATCCGTGCAGACATTCCGATTTATAAAAAGAATTTTATTGCAAACACCAATGCAGACGCACTTGTTTTCCGTGATGGTGCCCGTATTCAAACAGGTAATCCTCCAAAAACTTCAATCCTGTGGTCGCCAAGACTTGGTTTTAACTGGGATGTAACCGGAAATAAAGAAACACAAATACGTGGTGGTGCAGGAATTTTTGCAGGAGCTCCTCCTTTTGTATGGATCAGTAACCAGGCAAGTAATAATGGAGTTGATTTCGGTTCTTTTGTTGTTTCAACAGCAGGAGACCCAAGACTGGCGTTTAATCCAAATGTAAATGCTAACAGACCTGTTAACGCTACGGCTAATACAAGTTATAACCTGGCAGTATCTGACAAAGGCTTTAAATTTCCTCAATTGTTCAGGGCAAACCTGGCAGTTGACCAAAAATTACCATTTGATATCGTAGCTACTTTAGAAGGAATTTTCTCAAAAGATATCAATGGAGTTTATCATCAGAATATCAATCTTCCATCAACAGGAACAGCTCTGATTGGTTCTGATAAACGCATCCGCTACAGCTCAGCGAAAATTTACAGTGGAGCCGGTGGCACCACTGCAACTAATCCTAACATCAGTGATGCCATCTTGATGAAGAATACATCAAAAGGTTATTCTTATAATCTAACATTACAATTACAGCGTAACGTAAACAATCTGTATACAATGATTGCTTACAGTTATGGAAAAAGTAAATCTGTAAATGATGGCGGTTCAATTGCCCAGTCAATCTGGAGAGATCGTTTTGTATCGGGAGATGTAAACAGTGATGCAGTTTCTTATTCAAACTTTAACCAGCCTCACCGTGTAGTTGCTTCTGCTTTTTACCGTAAGGAATATGCAAAATACTTTGCTACATCTGTTGGTTTTACAATGGAAGCGGCAAATGGCGGAACAGCAAGTTATACATATGTGGGTGATGTAAATAATGACGGACAAACCACCAATGATCTGATTTATATTCCAAAAGATGTAACAGATATTGTACTGGAAACAGTGAATGCAGCTGATACACGCACAACTGCAATCATCTGGAATCAGCTGAATGCATTCATTAATCAGGATCCTTATCTCAGCAAAAGAAAAGGACAATACGCAGAAAGAAATGGTTTGTTATTACCTTTCTATAAAAGGTTAGACCTGAACTTTACCCAGGATCTGTTTGTAAATGTTGGCGGCAAAAGAAATACGCTCCGTTTTACAATGGATATTTTCAACTTCAGCAATTTGCTGAATAAAAACTGGGGTATTTTCAGAACAACCAACAGAACGGGTTTACTGAACTTTAAACGTGTTGAAACCACCGGTGTTAATGCGGGTAAACCGGTTTACAGTTTCCCTTATTTAGATGCTGCCAATCAAATACCGTTAACCTCTACTTTTCAAAACAGTACAGGACAGGGTTCAAGATGGCAGATACAAATGGGCTTCCGTTATATCTTTAATTAA
- a CDS encoding beta-glucosidase: protein MAAAQNEGGYNTDGRGPSIWDVFAKRQGKIKGSAKPYEACDFYHRYKDDLLLVKALGFTVFRFSFSWSRIFPDGTGRVNKEGVAFYHKVIDECLLLGLTPFVTLYHWDLPHALQKEGGWTSVHMLKWFTRYTTFCAEEFGDKIKNWIILNEPMGFTSLGYMLGKHAPGKTGLDNFFPAIHNAALAQAEGGRIIRKLVANAYIGTTFSCSEVMPHSQKKEDIDAANRMDILLNRLFIEPTLGRNYPHDDFPLMDKLHLHSKAWKYTDRMQFNFDFIGVQNYFSLTVKHNSLIPYVQASEVKASTRKVPHTAMGWEINADSFYRMLKRYWLYGSVKEIIVSENGACFKDSLQNGTVHDIERIQYFQQYLAAMLKAKQEGTNIKGYFAWTLMDNFEWSEGYNARFGLIHVDFKTQLRTIKDSGYWWRDFLTGR from the coding sequence ATGGCAGCTGCACAAAATGAAGGAGGGTACAATACAGATGGAAGAGGTCCTTCCATCTGGGATGTATTTGCTAAACGGCAGGGAAAAATTAAAGGCAGCGCAAAACCATATGAAGCCTGCGATTTCTATCACCGCTATAAAGATGATCTGCTGCTTGTAAAAGCATTGGGGTTTACGGTGTTCCGTTTTTCATTTTCCTGGAGTCGAATTTTTCCTGATGGCACCGGCAGGGTAAACAAAGAAGGAGTAGCTTTTTATCATAAAGTAATTGATGAATGTTTACTGTTGGGGCTTACACCTTTTGTTACATTGTATCATTGGGATTTACCGCATGCACTGCAAAAAGAAGGAGGCTGGACAAGTGTTCACATGCTGAAATGGTTTACACGTTACACTACTTTTTGTGCAGAGGAGTTTGGAGATAAAATAAAGAACTGGATTATTTTAAATGAACCGATGGGCTTTACATCGCTGGGTTATATGCTGGGCAAACATGCCCCCGGAAAAACAGGATTGGATAATTTCTTTCCTGCCATTCATAACGCAGCGCTGGCACAGGCAGAAGGCGGAAGAATTATCCGCAAGCTTGTCGCAAATGCATACATCGGCACAACCTTTTCATGCAGCGAAGTAATGCCCCATTCACAAAAGAAAGAAGATATTGATGCAGCTAACAGAATGGATATACTGCTGAACCGTTTATTTATTGAACCAACGCTGGGAAGAAATTATCCGCATGATGATTTTCCATTAATGGACAAACTCCACCTGCACAGTAAAGCATGGAAGTACACCGACAGAATGCAGTTTAATTTTGATTTCATTGGTGTTCAAAATTATTTTTCTCTCACAGTAAAACACAATTCATTGATCCCATATGTACAGGCAAGTGAAGTAAAAGCATCAACACGTAAAGTACCGCATACTGCAATGGGTTGGGAAATTAATGCCGATAGTTTTTACCGCATGCTGAAACGTTACTGGCTTTACGGAAGTGTAAAAGAAATTATTGTGAGTGAGAATGGCGCCTGTTTCAAAGACAGCTTACAAAATGGAACAGTACATGACATTGAACGAATACAATACTTTCAACAATACCTCGCTGCCATGCTAAAAGCAAAACAGGAAGGCACAAATATTAAAGGATACTTTGCATGGACCCTGATGGATAATTTTGAATGGAGTGAAGGTTATAACGCCAGGTTTGGCTTAATTCATGTTGATTTTAAAACACAGCTGCGTACAATCAAAGACAGCGGTTACTGGTGGAGAGATTTCTTAACCGGCAGATAG
- a CDS encoding SusD/RagB family nutrient-binding outer membrane lipoprotein has protein sequence MKKILSILSVSAILCTASCKKDFDTLQNDPNRATSVQASLVLNSVLSDIYQSPFSPTQRWNQFYACNYAYYGDQQYTWSGVSYGTYNTLKNVIKMEEEAAKNVALPNPYSALGKFFRAYLFYNLTMQTGDIPVSEALKSLANVSPKYDSQKEVFKQILVWLEEANTDMTAVITKGGYVLANDFYYNNDLSKWRKAVNSFKLRVLIQLSKHETDADLNIKQKFAETFTNPSKYPVFTGMSDNMEYVHNAQYNKYPTNPESFGFDAARYNMTSTLLNTLVGLNDPRTFYVAEPAQALVTAGAAPNSFAAFAGAGSGEDLATMSANAGQGKYSFINRKRYYSTFTAQTTIQIGYPELCFNIAEAVNRGWITGIAEDWYSKGIKANIGFYGIVNGANNVIFQKPGGTLSDYNTYSINYDWTTYYAQSTVEYAGNNAAGLNQIITQKYLAFYQNSGWEAYYNWRRTGIPAFHTGPGTGNSNRIALRFQYPTSEKSINVSNVNSAIQTQFAGQDDINAKMWIVK, from the coding sequence ATGAAAAAGATACTTTCAATATTATCTGTCAGTGCAATACTTTGTACTGCCTCATGTAAAAAAGATTTTGATACATTACAAAACGATCCTAACAGGGCAACAAGTGTACAGGCAAGTCTGGTCTTAAACAGTGTGTTGTCGGATATTTATCAGAGTCCGTTCAGCCCAACTCAAAGATGGAATCAATTCTATGCCTGCAACTATGCCTATTATGGGGATCAGCAATATACCTGGTCAGGTGTTTCTTACGGAACTTACAATACGCTTAAGAATGTAATTAAGATGGAAGAAGAGGCGGCTAAAAATGTTGCTCTGCCAAATCCATACAGCGCATTGGGTAAGTTCTTCAGAGCCTATCTGTTTTATAACCTCACTATGCAAACAGGTGATATTCCTGTATCAGAAGCATTAAAGTCTCTGGCTAATGTTTCACCAAAATACGATTCACAAAAAGAAGTGTTTAAACAGATCCTGGTTTGGCTGGAAGAAGCTAATACAGATATGACTGCTGTTATCACAAAAGGCGGTTATGTTTTAGCAAATGATTTTTACTATAATAACGATTTGAGTAAATGGCGCAAAGCTGTTAACAGTTTTAAACTCCGTGTACTCATTCAATTGAGCAAACACGAAACAGACGCAGATTTAAATATTAAACAAAAGTTTGCTGAAACATTTACCAACCCTTCAAAGTACCCGGTGTTTACAGGCATGAGCGATAATATGGAGTATGTTCACAATGCTCAGTATAACAAATATCCTACCAACCCTGAAAGCTTTGGCTTTGATGCTGCACGTTATAATATGACCTCAACTTTACTGAATACATTGGTTGGATTAAATGACCCACGTACTTTTTATGTAGCTGAACCTGCACAGGCATTAGTAACAGCGGGTGCTGCTCCTAATAGTTTTGCGGCTTTTGCAGGAGCAGGCAGTGGAGAAGATCTTGCCACAATGAGTGCAAATGCTGGACAGGGTAAATATTCTTTTATTAACCGTAAAAGATATTACAGCACATTTACTGCACAGACTACTATCCAGATTGGGTATCCTGAATTATGCTTCAATATTGCAGAAGCTGTTAACCGTGGCTGGATAACAGGTATAGCAGAAGATTGGTACAGTAAGGGAATAAAGGCAAACATTGGGTTTTATGGCATTGTAAATGGCGCTAACAATGTTATTTTTCAAAAGCCAGGAGGAACCTTAAGTGATTATAATACTTACAGCATCAATTACGATTGGACCACTTACTATGCACAGTCAACAGTAGAATATGCCGGTAATAATGCTGCAGGTTTAAACCAGATCATAACACAAAAGTATTTAGCTTTTTATCAGAATAGTGGATGGGAAGCTTATTACAACTGGCGACGTACAGGGATTCCTGCTTTTCATACTGGACCCGGTACAGGTAACAGTAACAGAATTGCATTACGCTTTCAGTACCCAACTTCAGAAAAGTCAATCAATGTTAGCAATGTAAACAGTGCCATTCAAACACAGTTTGCAGGCCAGGATGATATTAATGCCAAAATGTGGATCGTTAAATAA